The proteins below come from a single Aegilops tauschii subsp. strangulata cultivar AL8/78 chromosome 6, Aet v6.0, whole genome shotgun sequence genomic window:
- the LOC109751359 gene encoding U-box domain-containing protein 33-like isoform X1 → MDQEEVHIAVGKNFKREKANILWAAANFPRATLVLVNVHWPSKWMPFMGGELLYKFADEKEKQMHRDKQTEATVRMLLQYKSLCDTREVKAHYITHDDILVGLVNLIKKLKIKRIVIGSRKMAKQEELRKCCQVWVVLNGKYMSTSNDYLKHTGSIGYRGSSDLLASIHELTQLSDESDGYTTPPSDFYVSFQADDIINGDRVIQMDGADQSAKEAEQGVEESNAYEEVEIFSEEGADKSDEIQSARNISEEAAKLMDEMEKLQRKLKDLQDEGYNHEQSILSPRKGNVLLRERTLSKKRYPKLHIPDHISEFPMSRIEKATNNFHSKNLIGEGGYGPVYKGKLGGVIVAIKMLGPHGKPHGKQGFPEFQQEVAVLSRTEHPHIVRLIGVCQESCILIYEHLPNGTLMDGLSKGLPWKDRIRILAEQRSALAHLHSSFPHAIIHADLKLTNILLDAGNVSRLGDFGTARIVQMKPLKEDTICRRTNPMGTMGYMDPIFFMTGELTTESDVYAFGMVILQVLTGLLDLNIVEQVREALRRDAVHGLLDASAGSWPEVQAERLLRLALKCCNLERKQRPTFTSDTDWRPLDILRTMATASKSRKWSRGK, encoded by the exons TGGGTGGTGAGTTGCTATACAAGTTTGCAGATGAAAAGGAGAAGCAGATGCATAGAGACAAACAAACAGAAGCAACGGTTAGGATGTTGTTACAATATAAAAGCCTGTGTGATACAAGAGAG GTTAAGGCACATTACATCACACACGATGACATTCTCGTTGGTCTTGTAAACCTGATAAAGAAGCTCAAAATAAAGAGAATTGTCATCGGTTCAAG GAAAATGGCAAAGCAAGAGGAGCTTCGCAAATGTTGTCAGGTTTGGGTGGTGCTCAATGGAAAATACATGTCCACTAG TAATGATTATCTGAAACATACGGGAAGCATTGGATATAGAGGGAGCTCTGATTTGTTGGCATCTATACATGAGCTGACTCAGCTGAGCGACGAATCTGATGGATACACAACACCACCAAGTGATTTT TATGTCTCATTTCAGGCAGATGATATCATCAATGGGGATCGGGTTATTCAGATGGATGGTGCTGATCAATCAGCAAAG GAAGCTGAACAAGGCGTCGAGGAATCAAATGCTTATGAGGAGGTGGAGATTTTTTCCGAAGAGGGTGCTGATAAATCTGATGAGATACAGAGTGCCAGAAATATTTCTGAAGAGGCTGCAAAATTGATG GACGAAATGGAGAAGCTCCAAAGGAAATTAAAAGATCTGCAAGATGAGGGCTATAATCATGAACAAAGCATCTTGTCACCCAGAAAAGGGAACGTTTTGCTGAGGGAGAGAACCTTATCGAAAAAAAGATACCCGAAGCTGCATATTCCAGATCATATTTCCGAGTTCCCCATGTCGCGTATTGAGAAAGCGACCAATAACTTCCACTCAAAAAATCTCATAGGAGAAGGAGGCTATGGCCCAGTGTACAAAGGAAAACTAGGTGGTGTCATAGTGGCTATCAAGATGTTGGGACCCCATGGTAAACCCCATGGTAAACAAGGTTTCCCAGAGTTTCAGCAGGAG GTTGCGGTACTGAGCAGAACCGAGCACCCACACATCGTGAGGCTGATCGGCGTGTGCCAGGAATCATGCATCCTCATTTACGAGCACCTCCCCAATGGCACGCTCATGGACGGGCTCTCCAAGGGGCTTCCATGGAAGGATCGTATCAGGATCCTCGCCGAGCAGCGTTCCGCGCTAGCGCACCTCCACTCCAGCTTCCCCCATGCCATCATCCACGCGGACCTGAAGCTGACGAACATCCTCCTCGACGCCGGGAATGTGAGCCGGCTAGGGGACTTTGGAACGGCGCGCATTGTGCAGATGAAGCCTTTGAAGGAGGACACAATATGCCGGCGGACGAACCCGATGGGCACGATGGGGTACATGGACCCCATCTTCTTCATGACTGGCGAGCTCACCACAGAGTCGGACGTCTACGCGTTCGGCATGGTGATCCTGCAGGTGCTCACGGGGCTGCTCGACCTCAACATCGTCGAGCAGGTACGGGAGGCGCTCAGGAGGGATGCGGTGCACGGCCTGCTGGACGCATCTGCCGGCAGCTGGCCAGAGGTGCAGGCAGAGCGGCTCCTTCGGCTGGCGCTGAAGTGCTGCAACCTGGAGCGGAAGCAGCGACCGACCTTCACGTCCGACACCGACTGGAGACCGCTGGACATCCTGCGGACCATGGCGACCGCAAGTAAGTCCCGGAAATGGAGTCGTGGAAAGTGA
- the LOC109751359 gene encoding U-box domain-containing protein 33-like isoform X2: protein MDQEEVHIAVGKNFKREKANILWAAANFPRATLVLVNVHWPSKWMPFMGGELLYKFADEKEKQMHRDKQTEATVRMLLQYKSLCDTREVKAHYITHDDILVGLVNLIKKLKIKRIVIGSRKMAKQEELRKCCQVWVVLNGKYMSTSNDYLKHTGSIGYRGSSDLLASIHELTQLSDESDGYTTPPSDFADDIINGDRVIQMDGADQSAKEAEQGVEESNAYEEVEIFSEEGADKSDEIQSARNISEEAAKLMDEMEKLQRKLKDLQDEGYNHEQSILSPRKGNVLLRERTLSKKRYPKLHIPDHISEFPMSRIEKATNNFHSKNLIGEGGYGPVYKGKLGGVIVAIKMLGPHGKPHGKQGFPEFQQEVAVLSRTEHPHIVRLIGVCQESCILIYEHLPNGTLMDGLSKGLPWKDRIRILAEQRSALAHLHSSFPHAIIHADLKLTNILLDAGNVSRLGDFGTARIVQMKPLKEDTICRRTNPMGTMGYMDPIFFMTGELTTESDVYAFGMVILQVLTGLLDLNIVEQVREALRRDAVHGLLDASAGSWPEVQAERLLRLALKCCNLERKQRPTFTSDTDWRPLDILRTMATASKSRKWSRGK from the exons TGGGTGGTGAGTTGCTATACAAGTTTGCAGATGAAAAGGAGAAGCAGATGCATAGAGACAAACAAACAGAAGCAACGGTTAGGATGTTGTTACAATATAAAAGCCTGTGTGATACAAGAGAG GTTAAGGCACATTACATCACACACGATGACATTCTCGTTGGTCTTGTAAACCTGATAAAGAAGCTCAAAATAAAGAGAATTGTCATCGGTTCAAG GAAAATGGCAAAGCAAGAGGAGCTTCGCAAATGTTGTCAGGTTTGGGTGGTGCTCAATGGAAAATACATGTCCACTAG TAATGATTATCTGAAACATACGGGAAGCATTGGATATAGAGGGAGCTCTGATTTGTTGGCATCTATACATGAGCTGACTCAGCTGAGCGACGAATCTGATGGATACACAACACCACCAAGTGATTTT GCAGATGATATCATCAATGGGGATCGGGTTATTCAGATGGATGGTGCTGATCAATCAGCAAAG GAAGCTGAACAAGGCGTCGAGGAATCAAATGCTTATGAGGAGGTGGAGATTTTTTCCGAAGAGGGTGCTGATAAATCTGATGAGATACAGAGTGCCAGAAATATTTCTGAAGAGGCTGCAAAATTGATG GACGAAATGGAGAAGCTCCAAAGGAAATTAAAAGATCTGCAAGATGAGGGCTATAATCATGAACAAAGCATCTTGTCACCCAGAAAAGGGAACGTTTTGCTGAGGGAGAGAACCTTATCGAAAAAAAGATACCCGAAGCTGCATATTCCAGATCATATTTCCGAGTTCCCCATGTCGCGTATTGAGAAAGCGACCAATAACTTCCACTCAAAAAATCTCATAGGAGAAGGAGGCTATGGCCCAGTGTACAAAGGAAAACTAGGTGGTGTCATAGTGGCTATCAAGATGTTGGGACCCCATGGTAAACCCCATGGTAAACAAGGTTTCCCAGAGTTTCAGCAGGAG GTTGCGGTACTGAGCAGAACCGAGCACCCACACATCGTGAGGCTGATCGGCGTGTGCCAGGAATCATGCATCCTCATTTACGAGCACCTCCCCAATGGCACGCTCATGGACGGGCTCTCCAAGGGGCTTCCATGGAAGGATCGTATCAGGATCCTCGCCGAGCAGCGTTCCGCGCTAGCGCACCTCCACTCCAGCTTCCCCCATGCCATCATCCACGCGGACCTGAAGCTGACGAACATCCTCCTCGACGCCGGGAATGTGAGCCGGCTAGGGGACTTTGGAACGGCGCGCATTGTGCAGATGAAGCCTTTGAAGGAGGACACAATATGCCGGCGGACGAACCCGATGGGCACGATGGGGTACATGGACCCCATCTTCTTCATGACTGGCGAGCTCACCACAGAGTCGGACGTCTACGCGTTCGGCATGGTGATCCTGCAGGTGCTCACGGGGCTGCTCGACCTCAACATCGTCGAGCAGGTACGGGAGGCGCTCAGGAGGGATGCGGTGCACGGCCTGCTGGACGCATCTGCCGGCAGCTGGCCAGAGGTGCAGGCAGAGCGGCTCCTTCGGCTGGCGCTGAAGTGCTGCAACCTGGAGCGGAAGCAGCGACCGACCTTCACGTCCGACACCGACTGGAGACCGCTGGACATCCTGCGGACCATGGCGACCGCAAGTAAGTCCCGGAAATGGAGTCGTGGAAAGTGA